The Rhinolophus ferrumequinum isolate MPI-CBG mRhiFer1 chromosome 6, mRhiFer1_v1.p, whole genome shotgun sequence genome has a window encoding:
- the IFI27 gene encoding interferon alpha-inducible protein 27, mitochondrial isoform X2 — MFFWFAAKATAAVIGGAVAVGAAPVVLGAMGFTGAGIAASSLAAKMMSVAAIANGGGIAAGSLVATLQSAGAAGLSLSTNVILGSAGSALATLLVL; from the exons ATGTTCTTTTGGTTTGCAGCCAAGGCTACTGCAGCTGTGATCGGAGGAG CCGTGGCCGTGGGCGCTGCGCCCGTGGTGCTGGGCGCCATGGGCTTCACTGGGGCCGGAATCGCAGCCTCCTCCCTAGCGGCCAAGATGATGTCAGTCGCAGCCATTGCCAACGGGGGCGGGATTGCCGCCGGCAGCCTGGTGGCTACTCTGCAGTCCGCGG GAGCGGCTGGACTCTCCCTGTCAACCAATGTCATCCTGGGCTCTGCTGGATCTGCCCTTGCGACCCTCCTGGTATTATAG
- the IFI27 gene encoding interferon alpha-inducible protein 27, mitochondrial isoform X1 — protein MEAILASSVTKIISAVSVASASAAVSGSVLTGLSSVPVAVAVGAAPVVLGAMGFTGAGIAASSLAAKMMSVAAIANGGGIAAGSLVATLQSAGAAGLSLSTNVILGSAGSALATLLVL, from the exons ATGGAAGCCATCTTAGCCTCTAGCGTCACCAAGATAATTTCAGCAGTGAGCGTGGCCAGCGCTAGCGCGGCGGTCTCTGGCAGTGTCCTGACTGGACTGTCGTCTGTGCCTGTGG CCGTGGCCGTGGGCGCTGCGCCCGTGGTGCTGGGCGCCATGGGCTTCACTGGGGCCGGAATCGCAGCCTCCTCCCTAGCGGCCAAGATGATGTCAGTCGCAGCCATTGCCAACGGGGGCGGGATTGCCGCCGGCAGCCTGGTGGCTACTCTGCAGTCCGCGG GAGCGGCTGGACTCTCCCTGTCAACCAATGTCATCCTGGGCTCTGCTGGATCTGCCCTTGCGACCCTCCTGGTATTATAG
- the LOC117023332 gene encoding interferon alpha-inducible protein 27-like protein 2 isoform X3: MSAKAIENEGLAADALLQEFQSDEEDESPQSSSAGSTPGRPPQGPPPGPDGHGSDSTDPPPKDGGRNFSRTAAIVAAGVTTGAVAVGAAPVVLGAMGFTGAGIAASSLAAKMMSAAAVANGGGVAAGSLVATLQSAGAAGLSLSSNILLGLTGFSFGGWLGSKATSSSPPPGPSTEAEGGPHVGGDSPGPQNDSPPNDKPPASPNCSEKDEK; the protein is encoded by the exons ATGTCAGCTAAAGCCATAGAGAATGAAGGACTTGCTGCTGATGCCCTCCTGCAGGAGTTTCAGTCAGATG AGGAAGATGAATCCCCCCAGTCATCCTCTGCTGGTTCTACTCCTGGGAGGCCACCACAGGGGCCCCCTCCGGGGCCAGATGGACATGGCTCTGACTCCACAGACCCACCACCCAAAGATGGAGGCAGGAATTTCTCCCGCACTGCAG CCATAGTTGCTGCAGGCGTGACCACAGGAG CCGTGGCCGTGGGCGCTGCGCCCGTGGTGCTGGGCGCCATGGGCTTCACTGGGGCCGGAATCGCAGCCTCCTCCCTAGCGGCCAAGATGATGTCAGCCGCCGCCGTTGCCAACGGGGGCGGGGTTGCTGCCGGCAGCCTGGTGGCTACTCTGCAGTCCGCGG gAGCGGCTGGACTCTCCTTGTCATCCAACATCCTCCTGGGCTTGACTGGGTTTTCTTTTGGAGGCTGGCTGGGATCAAAAGcaacctcttcctctcctccccctggACCCAGTACTGAAGCAGAGGGGGGCCCCCACGTTGGAGGTGACTCTCCAGGGCCTCAGAATGACAGTCCCCCAAATGACAAGCCCCCTGCCTCCCCAAATTGTTCAGAGAAGGATGAGAAATAA
- the LOC117023332 gene encoding interferon alpha-inducible protein 27-like protein 2 isoform X1, with protein MALPGLRSRGKALCYIQKGSTLVHARKRWNYICLLESSGAILHTGFPKLQLPQEEDESPQSSSAGSTPGRPPQGPPPGPDGHGSDSTDPPPKDGGRNFSRTAAIVAAGVTTGAVAVGAAPVVLGAMGFTGAGIAASSLAAKMMSAAAVANGGGVAAGSLVATLQSAGAAGLSLSSNILLGLTGFSFGGWLGSKATSSSPPPGPSTEAEGGPHVGGDSPGPQNDSPPNDKPPASPNCSEKDEK; from the exons ATGGCCCTCCCTGGATTACGCAGCAGGGGGAAGGCTCTGTGCTACATCCAGAAGGGCTCTACGCTAGTTCACGCACGGAAAC GGTGGAACTATATATGCCTGCTGGAGTCATCAGGAGCCATACTACACACAGGATTtccaaaactgcaattacctCAAG AGGAAGATGAATCCCCCCAGTCATCCTCTGCTGGTTCTACTCCTGGGAGGCCACCACAGGGGCCCCCTCCGGGGCCAGATGGACATGGCTCTGACTCCACAGACCCACCACCCAAAGATGGAGGCAGGAATTTCTCCCGCACTGCAG CCATAGTTGCTGCAGGCGTGACCACAGGAG CCGTGGCCGTGGGCGCTGCGCCCGTGGTGCTGGGCGCCATGGGCTTCACTGGGGCCGGAATCGCAGCCTCCTCCCTAGCGGCCAAGATGATGTCAGCCGCCGCCGTTGCCAACGGGGGCGGGGTTGCTGCCGGCAGCCTGGTGGCTACTCTGCAGTCCGCGG gAGCGGCTGGACTCTCCTTGTCATCCAACATCCTCCTGGGCTTGACTGGGTTTTCTTTTGGAGGCTGGCTGGGATCAAAAGcaacctcttcctctcctccccctggACCCAGTACTGAAGCAGAGGGGGGCCCCCACGTTGGAGGTGACTCTCCAGGGCCTCAGAATGACAGTCCCCCAAATGACAAGCCCCCTGCCTCCCCAAATTGTTCAGAGAAGGATGAGAAATAA
- the LOC117023332 gene encoding interferon alpha-inducible protein 27-like protein 2 isoform X2: MALPGLRSRGKALCYIQKGSTLVHARKQEDESPQSSSAGSTPGRPPQGPPPGPDGHGSDSTDPPPKDGGRNFSRTAAIVAAGVTTGAVAVGAAPVVLGAMGFTGAGIAASSLAAKMMSAAAVANGGGVAAGSLVATLQSAGAAGLSLSSNILLGLTGFSFGGWLGSKATSSSPPPGPSTEAEGGPHVGGDSPGPQNDSPPNDKPPASPNCSEKDEK; this comes from the exons ATGGCCCTCCCTGGATTACGCAGCAGGGGGAAGGCTCTGTGCTACATCCAGAAGGGCTCTACGCTAGTTCACGCACGGAAAC AGGAAGATGAATCCCCCCAGTCATCCTCTGCTGGTTCTACTCCTGGGAGGCCACCACAGGGGCCCCCTCCGGGGCCAGATGGACATGGCTCTGACTCCACAGACCCACCACCCAAAGATGGAGGCAGGAATTTCTCCCGCACTGCAG CCATAGTTGCTGCAGGCGTGACCACAGGAG CCGTGGCCGTGGGCGCTGCGCCCGTGGTGCTGGGCGCCATGGGCTTCACTGGGGCCGGAATCGCAGCCTCCTCCCTAGCGGCCAAGATGATGTCAGCCGCCGCCGTTGCCAACGGGGGCGGGGTTGCTGCCGGCAGCCTGGTGGCTACTCTGCAGTCCGCGG gAGCGGCTGGACTCTCCTTGTCATCCAACATCCTCCTGGGCTTGACTGGGTTTTCTTTTGGAGGCTGGCTGGGATCAAAAGcaacctcttcctctcctccccctggACCCAGTACTGAAGCAGAGGGGGGCCCCCACGTTGGAGGTGACTCTCCAGGGCCTCAGAATGACAGTCCCCCAAATGACAAGCCCCCTGCCTCCCCAAATTGTTCAGAGAAGGATGAGAAATAA
- the DDX24 gene encoding ATP-dependent RNA helicase DDX24, which produces MKLKDTKSRSKAPSYGKFQTKGIKVVGKWKQVKIDPNMFADGQMDDLVCFEELTDYQLVSPAKNSSSLFSKEEPKKRKAQAVSEGEEEGDSSSSKKKIKLKKSKNVETEGTNAQKDFQVKDAEPEPLGDGTVCSDPEIGEMASESPAQAIPKKKKKQGKKKSEPSQGSTPNVPKKAKTWIPEVHDHKADISAWKDLFVPKPVLRALSFLGFSAPTPIQALTLAPAIRDKLDILGAAETGSGKTLAFAIPMIHSVLQWQMKKKPPPALSNTGASPGETRIEAEAETGSPSKAETDSGALSDEIRIESEALPSEAGTKARAPPSKATAKTGAAISDQLLPFCDDDAGEGPSSLIREKPVPKQEEDKEEKLDEEQTGKLKRELGGKTATCKAHPERPLLGLVLTPTRELAVQVKQHIDAVAKFTGIKTAILVGGMSTQKQQRMLKRQPEIVIATPGRLWELVKEKHPHLSNLRQLRCLVIDEADRMVEKGHFAELSQLLEMLSDSQYNPKRQTLVFSATLTLVHQAPARILHKKHTKKIDKTAKLDLLMQKIGMRSKPKVIDLTRNEATVETLTETKIHCENDEKDLYLYYFLMQHPGRTLVFANSISCIKRLSGLLKALDIMPLTLHACMHQKQRLRNLEQFARLEDCVLLATDVAARGLDIPKVQHVIHYQVPRTSEIYVHRSGRTARATNEGLSLMLIGPEDVINFKKIYKTLKKDEDIPLFPVQTKYMDAVKERIHLARQIEKAEYRNFQACLHNSWIEQAAAALEIELDEEMYKGGKADQQEERRRQKRMKVLKKELRHLLSQPLFKNDLKTKYPTQSGKPPMLMPAPRNGASALSCLSKQKKKKQPKPKGQQQEEPQPSTSAK; this is translated from the exons ATGAAGTTGAAGGACACCAAATCAAGGTCAAAGGCACCAAGCTATGGCAAATTTCAGACAAAGGGAATTAAGGTTGTGGGAAAATGGAAGCAGGTGAAGATTGACCCAAATATGTTTgcagatggacagatggatgacCTGGTGTGCTTTGAGGAACTGACAGATTACCAGTTGGTCTCTCCTGCCAAGAATTCCTCCAGTCTCTTCTCAAAGGAGGAGCCCAAGAAGAGAAAGGCACAAGCTGTttcagaaggagaggaggaaggagattCTAGCTCctcaaagaaaaagataaagttgaaaaagagtaaaaatgtggaaactgaaggaACCAATGCCCAGAAAGACTTTCAGGTCAAAGATGCTGAGCCAGAGCCCCTGGGAGATGGTACAGTTTGTTCTGATCCAGAGATAGGGGAGATGGCATCAGAAAGCCCAGCCCAGGCTAttccaaaaaagaagaaaaagcaagggaaaaaaaaatcagaaccttCTCAGGGTAGTACTCCAAACGTGCCGAAGAAAGCAAAGACGTGGATACCTGAAGTGCATGACCACAAGGCAGACATATCAGCTTGGAAGGACCTGTTTGTACCCAAGCCAGTTCTCCGAGCACTCAGCTTTCTGGGCTTCTCTGCACCCACACCAATCCAAGCTCTGACCTTGGCACCTGCCATCCGTGACAAACTGGACATCCTTGGTGCTGCTGAGACAG GAAGTGGGAAAACTCTTGCCTTTGCCATTCCAATGATTCATTCAGTGCTGCAATGGCAGATGAAGAAGAAGCCTCCCCCAGCTCTGAGTAACACAGGCGCATCACCTGGCGAGACCAGAATTGAGGCTGAAGCTGAGACTGGGTCACCAAGCAAGGCTGAAACTGACTCTGGAGCTTTGTCAGATGAGATTAGAATCGAGAGTGAAGCACTGCCCAGTGAGGCTGGAACGAAGGCTAGAGCACCACCCAGCAAGGCAACAGCCAAGACTGGAGCTGCCATCTCAGACCAGTTGCTCCCCTTCTGTGATGATGATGCTGGTGAAGGACCTTCTTCCCTGATTAGGGAGAAGCCTGTCCCCAAACAGGAagaggacaaagaggaaaaacttgATGAAGAGCAGACTGGAAAGTTAAAACGAGAGTTAGGTGGCAAAACTGCCACCTGTAAAGCACATCCAGAGCGTCCTCTGCTTGGACTGGTTCTGACTCCCACTCGAGAGCTAGCCGTCCAGGTCAAACAACACATTGATGCTGTGGCCAAGTTTACAG GAATTAAAACTGCTATTTTGGTTGGTGGAATGTCCACCCAGAAGCAGCAGAGGATGCTGAAACGCCAGCCTGAGATTGTGATCGCCACTCCGGGCCGGCTGTGGGAGCTAGTTAAAGAAAAGCACCCTCATTTGAGCAACCTTCGGCAGCTCAG ATGCCTGGTGATCGATGAGGCTGACCGGATGGTTGAGAAAGGCCACTTTGCTGAGCTTTCCCAGCTGCTAGAGATGCTCAGTGATTCGCAGTACAACCCAAAGAGACAGACTCTTGTTTTTTCTGCCACACTGACCCTGGTACATCAAGCTCCGGCTCGAATCCTCCACAAGAAGCACActaagaaaattgacaaaactgCCAAACTTGACCTCCTTATGCAGAAGATTGGCATGAGGAGCAAGCCCAAGGTCATTGACCTCACAAGAAATGAGGCCACAGTAGAGACGCTGACAGAGACCAAGATCCATTGTGAGAATGACGAGAAAGACTTGTATCTGTACTACTTCCTGATGCAGCATCCAGGCCGCACCTTAGTGTTCGCCAACAGTATCTCCTGCATCAAACGCCTGTCGGGGCTCCTGAAAGCCCTGGACATCATGCCTCTGACCCTGCATGCCTGCATGCACCAGAAGCAGAGGCTCAGGAACCTGGAGCAGTTTGCCCGTCTGGAAGA TTGTGTTCTCCTGGCAACAGATGTGGCAGCTCGGGGCCTGGATATTCCTAAAGTCCAGCATGTCATTCATTACCAG GTCCCTCGCACCTCAGAGATTTATGTCCACCGAAGCGGTCGAACTGCTCGTGCCACCAATGAGGGTCTCAGCCTGATGCTGATTGGGCCTGAGGACGTGATCAACTTTAAGAAGATTTATAAAACCCTCAAGAAAGATGAGGACATCCCATTGTTCCCTGTGCAGACAAAGTACATGGATGCCGTCAAG GAGCGAATCCATTTAGCGCGACAGATTGAGAAAGCTGAGTATCGGAACTTCCAGGCTTGTCTGCACAATTCTTGGATTGAGCAGGCAGCAGCTGCCCTTGAGATTGAGCTGGATGAAGAAATGTACAAGG GAGGAAAAGCTGACCAGCAAGAAGAGCGTCGGAGACAGAAGCGGATGAAGGTCCTGAAGAAGGAACTGCGCCATTTACTCTCCCAACCACTATTTAAAAATGACCTGAAAACCAAGTACCCAACTCAGTCTGGCAAGCCGCCCATGCTCATGCCTGCCCCCAGAAACGGTGCGTCTGCTTTGAGCTGCCTCTccaaacagaagaagaagaagcaacCAAAACCAAAGGGGCAGCAGCAGGAAGAGCCACAGCCAAGTACAAGTGCAAAGTAA